One genomic region from Thalassotalea sp. PS06 encodes:
- a CDS encoding lipocalin family protein — MPGLDRILTIIRYLVSVTLLFNLTGCTSVPEGVKPVNDFELSRYLGTWYEVARLDHSFERGLENVTATYTLNDDGSVIVLNKGFDTDDGEWTSAEGKAKFVDSDSKGHLKVSFFGPFYSSYVISYLQQSDAGNEDQYQMAYVIGYKSDFVWLLSRTPTVDDADKQLFKEHVAKIGVNTDELIWVNQQPR; from the coding sequence ATGCCTGGCCTTGATCGAATTCTTACAATTATCAGGTATCTTGTTTCTGTTACCTTATTGTTTAACCTCACCGGTTGTACTTCGGTACCTGAAGGCGTTAAACCGGTTAACGATTTCGAATTATCCCGTTATCTTGGTACCTGGTATGAAGTGGCGAGATTGGATCACTCCTTTGAACGTGGCCTGGAAAACGTCACCGCCACTTACACCCTAAATGATGATGGCAGTGTTATCGTGTTGAACAAAGGCTTTGATACTGACGATGGCGAGTGGACGAGCGCTGAAGGTAAGGCTAAGTTTGTCGATAGCGACAGCAAAGGCCATTTGAAAGTCTCATTCTTTGGACCGTTTTACTCAAGTTATGTTATCTCTTATCTGCAGCAATCAGATGCGGGTAATGAGGATCAATATCAAATGGCTTATGTGATCGGCTATAAATCCGACTTTGTCTGGTTGTTATCGAGAACCCCTACTGTAGATGACGCAGATAAACAGCTGTTTAAGGAACATGTCGCCAAAATCGGTGTGAATACCGATGAATTGATTTGGGTGAATCAACAACCCAGGTAA
- a CDS encoding endonuclease/exonuclease/phosphatase family protein: MTFKRFSFVILFSYLLLSIPGSFAKGTPEGLPEPQPLDVQVNSDVQFSLIDKDYLKVITLNMAHGRKDAFSQILTSKSAIEKNLDDIAAMLMREEADVVALQEADAPSWWSGDFNHVEYLAKKAGYHFYIQASHVDKFFGTYGTAIMSRLPIRESYSVSFRPTPPSTQKGFVIGKVGWDCTPQDKECLEIDIYSVHLDFLRQAKRDQQIRTLGMMLEKRRRKSVIMGDFNSEWLGSEKVIRFLADSGNFKLYEPESKYLATYGKKRLDWVIISKELNYKSYKIAEEVLSDHQAVIVEIEF; the protein is encoded by the coding sequence GTGACATTTAAGCGCTTTTCTTTTGTTATTCTTTTCAGTTATTTGTTGCTCAGCATTCCCGGTTCGTTCGCCAAAGGAACCCCTGAAGGTTTACCCGAGCCTCAGCCATTGGATGTTCAGGTAAATTCCGATGTGCAATTCTCGCTGATAGATAAAGACTATTTAAAGGTTATCACCTTGAACATGGCGCATGGGCGCAAGGATGCATTTAGTCAGATCCTTACCAGCAAGAGCGCCATTGAGAAAAACCTCGATGATATTGCCGCTATGCTAATGCGCGAAGAAGCCGATGTTGTTGCCTTACAGGAGGCAGACGCACCTTCCTGGTGGAGTGGCGATTTTAATCATGTGGAATATCTGGCTAAAAAGGCGGGCTATCATTTTTACATTCAGGCCTCCCACGTGGATAAATTTTTTGGTACTTATGGCACTGCGATCATGAGTCGATTGCCAATCAGAGAATCCTATTCGGTATCTTTTAGACCAACCCCGCCATCGACGCAAAAAGGCTTTGTTATCGGTAAAGTCGGTTGGGATTGTACGCCTCAGGATAAAGAATGCCTGGAAATTGATATTTACTCGGTACATTTGGATTTTCTACGTCAGGCCAAACGTGATCAACAGATCCGTACTCTGGGAATGATGCTTGAAAAAAGGCGACGCAAATCTGTGATAATGGGCGATTTTAACAGTGAATGGTTGGGTTCAGAGAAAGTCATTCGTTTTCTCGCTGACTCGGGAAACTTCAAACTGTACGAGCCAGAATCCAAATACTTAGCGACCTATGGCAAAAAGCGCCTGGATTGGGTAATTATTTCCAAGGAATTGAACTACAAAAGCTACAAGATTGCAGAAGAAGTGTTAAGCGATCATCAGGCTGTTATTGTCGAGATAGAGTTTTAA